Proteins encoded within one genomic window of Pseudomonas cannabina:
- the aroB gene encoding 3-dehydroquinate synthase codes for MQTLKVELGERSYPIHIGEGLLDQPELLAPHIVGRQVAIVSNTTVAPLYLERLTRTLAGYNVLPIVLPDGEAFKNWETLQTIFDGLLTARHDRRTTVIALGGGVIGDMAGFAAACYQRGVNFIQIPTTLLSQVDSSVGGKTGINHPLGKNMVGAFYQPSVVLIDTTSLNTLPERELSAGLAEVIKYGLICDEPFLTWLEEHVDALRGLDQAALTVAIERSCAAKALVVGADERESGIRATLNLGHTFGHAIETHMGYGVWLHGEAVAAGTVMALEMSSRLGWISTQERDRGIRLFQRAGLPVVPPQDMTEDNFLEHMAIDKKVIDGRLRLVLLRRMGEAVITDDYPKEVLQATLVADYRALVDQLRG; via the coding sequence ATGCAGACACTTAAGGTCGAGCTGGGTGAGCGTAGCTACCCGATCCATATAGGCGAAGGCCTGCTGGACCAGCCTGAACTCCTGGCCCCGCATATCGTCGGGCGTCAGGTGGCTATCGTTTCCAACACGACAGTGGCGCCGCTGTACCTGGAGCGTCTGACCCGGACCCTGGCCGGCTACAACGTTTTGCCGATTGTCTTGCCGGATGGCGAGGCGTTCAAGAACTGGGAAACCCTGCAAACCATTTTCGACGGTCTGCTGACTGCCCGTCATGACCGTCGTACCACGGTCATTGCGCTGGGCGGCGGGGTGATCGGCGACATGGCCGGGTTCGCTGCTGCCTGTTATCAGCGCGGCGTGAACTTCATCCAGATTCCTACCACGCTGTTGTCGCAAGTGGACTCGTCGGTGGGCGGCAAGACCGGCATCAACCACCCGCTGGGCAAGAACATGGTCGGTGCGTTCTATCAGCCGAGCGTCGTGCTGATCGATACCACGTCGCTCAACACCCTGCCCGAGCGTGAGCTGTCCGCCGGGCTGGCAGAAGTCATCAAGTACGGCCTGATCTGCGACGAACCGTTCCTGACCTGGCTCGAAGAGCACGTCGACGCCCTGCGCGGTCTGGATCAGGCGGCCTTGACGGTCGCCATCGAGCGCTCCTGCGCGGCCAAGGCGCTGGTGGTCGGTGCCGACGAGCGTGAGTCCGGTATTCGCGCCACATTGAACCTGGGTCACACATTCGGCCACGCCATCGAGACGCATATGGGCTATGGTGTCTGGCTGCATGGCGAGGCGGTGGCGGCCGGTACGGTCATGGCGCTGGAAATGTCCTCGCGCCTGGGCTGGATCAGCACGCAGGAACGGGATCGCGGCATTCGGCTGTTTCAGCGTGCCGGGCTGCCCGTCGTACCTCCGCAGGACATGACGGAAGACAACTTCCTCGAACACATGGCGATCGACAAGAAGGTCATCGACGGTCGTCTACGTCTGGTGCTGTTGCGCCGGATGGGCGAAGCGGTTATCACGGACGATTATCCAAAAGAAGTATTACAGGCCACTCTGGTTGCGGACTATCGCGCCCTGGTGGATCAGCTTAGAGGTTAA
- the gltB gene encoding glutamate synthase large subunit, whose translation MKAGLYQPDEFKDNCGFGLIAHMQGEPSHHLLQTAVQALTCMTHRGGINADGKTGDGCGLLIQKPDGFLRAMAKEHFGVDLPRQYAVGMVFLNQDDARAEAARENMNREILAEGLELVGWRQVPIDTSVLGQLALERLPKIEQVYIGGEGLSDQEFAIKLFSARRRSSVANAADSDHYICSFSHKTIIYKGLMMPADLTAFFPDLSDERLQTAICVFHQRFSTNTLPKWPLAQPFRFLAHNGEINTITGNRNWAQARRTKFTNDLMELDELGPLVNRVGSDSSSMDNMLELMVTGGIDLFRGVRMIIPPAWQNVETMDPDLRAFYEYNSMHMEPWDGPAGIVMTEGRHAVCLLDRNGLRPARWVTTKNGYITLASEIGVWDYKPEDVIAKGRVGPGQIFAVDTETGQILDTEAIDNRLKSRHPYKQWLRKNALRIQATLEDNDHGSAFYDSEQLKQYMKMYQVTFEERDQVLRPLGEQGQEAVGSMGDDTPMAVLSRRVRSPYDYFRQQFAQVTNPPIDPLREAIVMSLEICLGAERNIFQESPEHASRVILSSPVISPAKWRSLMNLERPGFERHIIDLNYDESLGLEAAVRNVADQAEEAVRSGHTLIVLTDRHIAPGKLPVHASLAVGAVHHRLTEQGLRCDSNILVETATARDPHHFAVLIGFGASAVYPFLAYEVLGDLIRTGEVLGDLYEVFKNYRKGITKGLLKILSKMGISTVASYRGAQLFEAIGLSEEVCNTSFRGVPSRLKGARFVDLEAEQKALAAEAWSPRKPIQQGGLLKFVYDGEYHAYNPDVVSTLQAAVQQGDYSKFKEYTALVDQRPVSMIRDLLQVKTVDQPLNIDEIEPLSEILKRFDSAGISLGALSPEAHEALAEAMNRLGARSNSGEGGEDPARYGTIRSSKIKQIATGRFGVTPEYLVNADVLQIKVAQGAKPGEGGQLPGGKVNGLIAKLRYAVPGVTLISPPPHHDIYSIEDLSQLIFDLKQVNPAALVSVKLVAEAGVGTIAAGVAKAYADLITISGYDGGTGASPLTSIKYAGAPWELGLAETHQTLRGNDLRGKVRVQTDGGLKTGLDVIKAAILGAESFGFGTAPMIALGCKYLRICHLNNCATGVATQNEKLRKDHYIGTVDMVINFFTYVAEETREWLARLGVRSLEELIGRTDLLDILPGETEKQRHLDLTPLLGSDHIPADKPQFSRVDRNPPFDKGLLAEKMVELAKPAIEALSGGEYELDICNCDRSIGARISGEIAKLHGNQGMNKAPITFRFKGTAGQSFGVWNAGGLNMYLEGDANDYVGKGMTAGKLVIVPPKGSPFKTNESAIIGNTCLYGATGGKLFAAGTAGERFAVRNSGAHTVVEGTGDHCCEYMTGGFVCVLGKTGYNFGSGMTGGFAYVLDQDNTFVDLVNHELVEIQRISGESMEAYRTHLQSVLNEYVAETDSEWGRNLAENLDDYLRRFWLVKPKAANLKSLLSSTRANPQ comes from the coding sequence ATGAAAGCAGGTCTGTACCAACCAGATGAATTCAAGGATAACTGTGGCTTCGGCCTGATCGCTCATATGCAGGGCGAGCCCAGTCATCACCTGTTGCAGACGGCCGTTCAGGCCCTGACCTGCATGACCCACCGTGGCGGTATCAACGCCGACGGCAAGACCGGTGACGGTTGCGGCCTGTTGATCCAGAAGCCCGACGGTTTTCTGCGTGCCATGGCCAAGGAACATTTCGGTGTCGATCTGCCTCGCCAGTACGCGGTGGGCATGGTGTTCCTCAATCAGGATGACGCCAGGGCCGAAGCCGCACGCGAGAACATGAACCGCGAGATCCTGGCCGAGGGCCTGGAGCTGGTGGGCTGGCGTCAGGTGCCCATCGACACCAGCGTACTGGGGCAACTGGCCCTGGAACGTCTGCCGAAAATCGAGCAGGTGTACATCGGCGGCGAAGGCCTGAGCGATCAGGAATTCGCGATCAAGCTGTTCAGCGCCCGTCGCCGTTCATCGGTGGCCAACGCTGCGGACAGCGATCACTACATCTGTAGCTTTTCGCACAAAACCATCATTTATAAAGGCCTGATGATGCCGGCCGATCTCACGGCCTTCTTCCCGGACCTGAGCGACGAGCGTCTGCAAACCGCCATTTGCGTGTTTCACCAGCGCTTTTCGACCAATACCCTGCCGAAATGGCCGCTGGCTCAGCCTTTCCGCTTTCTTGCCCACAACGGCGAGATCAACACCATCACCGGTAACCGAAACTGGGCACAGGCGCGTCGCACCAAGTTCACCAACGATCTGATGGAGCTGGACGAACTGGGCCCGCTGGTCAACCGCGTGGGCTCAGACTCGTCGAGCATGGACAACATGCTCGAGCTGATGGTCACCGGTGGCATCGACCTGTTCCGTGGCGTGCGCATGATCATTCCGCCTGCGTGGCAGAACGTCGAGACCATGGACCCGGATCTACGCGCTTTCTATGAATACAACTCCATGCACATGGAACCGTGGGACGGCCCGGCTGGCATTGTGATGACCGAAGGTCGTCACGCGGTCTGCCTGCTCGACCGTAACGGCCTGCGCCCGGCGCGCTGGGTCACCACCAAGAACGGCTACATCACCCTTGCGTCGGAAATTGGCGTGTGGGACTACAAGCCCGAAGACGTCATCGCCAAAGGCCGTGTCGGTCCTGGGCAGATTTTTGCCGTGGACACCGAAACCGGCCAGATCCTCGACACCGAGGCCATCGACAACCGCCTCAAGTCGCGTCATCCGTACAAGCAGTGGCTGCGCAAGAATGCCCTGCGCATTCAGGCCACCTTGGAAGACAACGACCACGGTTCGGCTTTTTATGACAGCGAGCAACTCAAGCAGTACATGAAGATGTATCAGGTCACGTTCGAAGAACGTGATCAGGTGCTGCGTCCGTTGGGCGAGCAGGGTCAGGAAGCCGTGGGTTCGATGGGTGACGACACGCCGATGGCGGTGCTGTCGCGCCGTGTGCGCTCGCCTTACGATTACTTCCGCCAGCAGTTCGCGCAGGTCACCAACCCGCCGATCGACCCGCTGCGTGAAGCCATCGTCATGTCGCTGGAAATCTGCCTCGGTGCCGAGCGCAACATCTTCCAGGAATCGCCAGAGCACGCTTCGCGCGTGATCCTCAGCTCGCCGGTCATTTCGCCGGCCAAATGGCGCTCGCTGATGAATCTGGAGCGTCCGGGCTTCGAGCGCCACATCATCGACCTGAACTACGACGAGAGCCTGGGCCTTGAAGCCGCTGTGCGCAACGTCGCCGATCAGGCCGAAGAGGCTGTGCGTTCCGGTCATACCCTGATTGTGCTGACCGACCGCCACATCGCACCAGGCAAACTGCCGGTTCACGCTTCGCTGGCGGTCGGCGCGGTGCACCACCGTCTGACCGAGCAGGGCCTGCGTTGCGACAGCAACATCCTGGTCGAAACCGCCACGGCGCGTGACCCGCACCATTTCGCTGTGCTGATCGGTTTCGGCGCTTCGGCGGTGTATCCATTCCTGGCCTACGAAGTGCTGGGTGACCTGATCCGCACCGGCGAAGTGCTGGGCGATCTGTACGAAGTCTTCAAGAATTACCGCAAAGGCATCACCAAAGGCCTGCTCAAGATTCTGTCGAAAATGGGCATTTCGACGGTGGCGTCCTATCGCGGTGCGCAACTGTTCGAAGCCATTGGCTTGTCCGAAGAAGTCTGTAACACCAGCTTCCGTGGCGTGCCGAGCCGTTTGAAGGGCGCGCGTTTCGTCGATCTCGAAGCCGAACAGAAAGCCCTGGCCGCCGAAGCCTGGAGCCCGCGCAAGCCGATCCAGCAGGGCGGTCTGCTCAAGTTCGTCTACGATGGCGAATACCACGCCTACAACCCGGACGTGGTCAGCACCCTGCAAGCCGCAGTGCAGCAGGGCGATTACAGCAAGTTCAAGGAATACACCGCGCTGGTCGATCAGCGTCCGGTGTCGATGATTCGCGACCTGTTGCAGGTCAAGACCGTCGATCAGCCGCTGAACATCGACGAAATAGAGCCGCTGAGTGAAATCCTCAAGCGCTTCGATTCGGCCGGTATTTCGCTGGGTGCCTTGTCGCCAGAAGCTCACGAAGCGCTGGCCGAGGCGATGAACCGTCTGGGCGCGCGTTCCAACTCCGGTGAAGGCGGTGAAGATCCGGCGCGCTACGGCACCATCCGCAGCTCGAAGATCAAGCAGATCGCCACCGGCCGCTTTGGTGTAACACCGGAATATCTGGTCAACGCCGATGTGCTGCAGATCAAGGTTGCGCAGGGCGCCAAGCCGGGCGAAGGCGGGCAATTGCCGGGCGGCAAGGTCAATGGCCTGATCGCCAAGCTGCGCTATGCGGTACCGGGCGTGACGCTGATTTCGCCGCCGCCGCATCACGACATCTATTCTATCGAAGACCTGTCGCAGCTGATTTTCGACCTGAAACAGGTCAACCCGGCGGCGCTGGTCTCGGTCAAGCTGGTGGCAGAAGCGGGCGTAGGCACCATTGCTGCAGGCGTGGCCAAAGCGTATGCCGACCTGATCACCATTTCCGGCTACGACGGCGGCACCGGCGCATCGCCGCTGACTTCCATCAAGTACGCTGGCGCGCCGTGGGAACTGGGCCTGGCTGAAACGCACCAGACCTTGCGCGGCAATGACCTGCGCGGCAAGGTCCGGGTGCAGACCGACGGTGGTCTGAAGACCGGCCTCGACGTGATCAAAGCCGCCATTCTCGGCGCTGAAAGCTTCGGCTTCGGTACTGCGCCAATGATCGCGCTGGGCTGCAAATACCTGCGAATTTGCCACCTGAACAACTGCGCCACCGGCGTGGCTACACAGAATGAAAAGCTGCGCAAGGACCACTACATCGGCACCGTCGACATGGTGATCAACTTCTTCACCTACGTGGCTGAAGAAACCCGTGAGTGGCTGGCCAGGCTGGGTGTTCGCTCGCTGGAAGAACTGATCGGCCGTACCGACCTGCTGGACATCCTGCCGGGCGAAACCGAAAAGCAACGGCATCTGGACCTGACGCCGTTGCTGGGCAGCGATCACATTCCGGCGGACAAACCTCAGTTCAGTCGGGTAGATCGCAACCCGCCATTCGACAAGGGTTTGCTGGCCGAGAAAATGGTCGAGCTGGCCAAGCCCGCCATCGAAGCCCTCAGCGGCGGCGAGTACGAACTGGACATCTGCAACTGCGACCGTTCCATAGGCGCACGGATTTCCGGCGAAATTGCCAAACTGCACGGCAATCAGGGCATGAACAAGGCGCCGATCACCTTCCGCTTCAAAGGCACTGCCGGGCAGAGCTTCGGGGTTTGGAACGCCGGTGGTTTGAACATGTACCTGGAAGGCGATGCCAACGACTACGTTGGTAAAGGCATGACCGCAGGCAAGCTGGTGATCGTGCCGCCCAAGGGCAGCCCGTTCAAGACCAACGAGAGCGCGATTATTGGTAACACCTGTCTGTACGGTGCGACCGGCGGCAAGCTGTTCGCGGCGGGTACCGCAGGCGAGCGTTTTGCGGTGCGTAACTCGGGTGCTCACACGGTTGTGGAAGGCACCGGCGACCACTGCTGTGAGTACATGACCGGCGGTTTCGTCTGCGTGCTCGGTAAAACCGGTTACAACTTCGGTTCCGGGATGACCGGTGGCTTCGCGTACGTGCTCGATCAGGACAACACCTTCGTTGACCTGGTCAACCATGAACTGGTCGAGATCCAGCGCATCAGCGGCGAGTCGATGGAGGCCTACCGCACTCACCTGCAGAGCGTTCTGAACGAGTACGTGGCGGAAACCGACAGTGAATGGGGCCGTAACCTGGCGGAAAACCTGGACGATTACCTGCGTCGTTTCTGGCTGGTCAAGCCCAAGGCGGCCAACCTGAAATCGCTGCTCTCCAGCACCCGGGCGAATCCGCAATAA
- a CDS encoding SPOR domain-containing protein produces MTSLHADEAFLGHYQLSHDPFAARVPGFKFFPAQRKPVLGQLHHLARYSQLLLAVTGPQGSGKTLLRQALVASTNKQSVQSVVISARGASDAAGVLQQVAQALSVAQAEMQSILSQVVQLGLTGQEVYVLVDDAEQLGDSALEALLGLAAGTPEGRPHVFLFGEPSLLDRLDQLCAEMQGATEGERFHVIELQPYTEEETREYLAQRLEGAGQGIALFTADQITDIHEQSDGWPGAINQVARDSMIEAMIASRSAVKRPSVGFNMPKKHVLALGAVVIVAVAAAVLIPGRGDKTATTANAPASAQAQLPLGEGKPTAQQSNNGGPAIEFAGNSQPMPLPMNGNSQPVMRGPLAEAAGSSDTDEDAVPSGSPAQPPTVTTTAPPAGVPAGQAAAQAPRSSIPAPTPAPAPAPAPAAKPAPAPTQVATAKPAPAAKPAEKPAAAAAKPAAGGSWYASQAPGHYVVQILGTSSEATAQAYIAEQGGEYRYFKKTLQGKPLYVITYGNFPDRAAALAAIKVLPAKVQAGKPWPRTVASVQQELGASR; encoded by the coding sequence ATGACTAGTTTGCATGCCGACGAGGCCTTCCTCGGCCATTATCAGTTGAGTCATGACCCCTTTGCGGCGCGGGTACCTGGCTTCAAATTCTTCCCTGCGCAGCGCAAGCCGGTGTTGGGACAGTTGCACCACCTGGCGCGTTACAGCCAGTTGCTGCTGGCCGTCACCGGGCCGCAGGGCAGCGGCAAGACCTTGCTGCGTCAGGCGCTGGTCGCCAGCACCAACAAGCAGTCGGTGCAGAGCGTGGTGATTTCCGCGCGCGGTGCCAGCGATGCCGCCGGTGTGCTGCAACAGGTCGCCCAGGCGCTGAGCGTGGCTCAGGCCGAGATGCAGTCGATTCTGTCGCAGGTCGTGCAGCTCGGGCTTACCGGCCAGGAAGTGTACGTACTGGTCGACGATGCGGAACAACTCGGCGATTCGGCGCTCGAAGCGTTGCTGGGTCTTGCTGCGGGCACGCCGGAAGGGCGTCCGCATGTGTTCCTGTTTGGCGAGCCATCGCTGCTCGATCGTCTTGATCAGCTGTGTGCCGAAATGCAGGGCGCTACCGAGGGTGAGCGTTTTCACGTCATCGAGCTGCAACCCTATACGGAAGAGGAAACCCGAGAGTATCTGGCTCAGCGTCTGGAGGGTGCAGGGCAGGGAATCGCGTTGTTTACTGCCGACCAGATCACCGATATTCATGAACAGTCCGATGGCTGGCCTGGGGCGATCAACCAGGTGGCCCGCGATTCAATGATCGAGGCGATGATCGCGAGTCGTTCCGCGGTCAAGCGTCCAAGTGTGGGGTTCAACATGCCGAAAAAACACGTATTGGCCTTGGGTGCCGTCGTCATAGTGGCCGTGGCAGCAGCAGTGCTGATTCCGGGTCGCGGCGACAAGACAGCCACCACCGCCAATGCCCCTGCTTCCGCTCAGGCGCAATTGCCGCTGGGTGAAGGCAAGCCGACTGCTCAGCAATCGAACAACGGTGGCCCGGCCATCGAGTTCGCGGGCAACTCTCAACCGATGCCGCTGCCGATGAATGGCAATTCGCAGCCGGTCATGCGTGGTCCGCTGGCGGAAGCCGCCGGTTCCAGCGATACCGATGAAGATGCGGTGCCAAGCGGTTCGCCTGCTCAGCCGCCAACCGTGACCACCACCGCGCCACCCGCCGGTGTGCCTGCGGGCCAGGCGGCTGCTCAGGCGCCTCGCTCGTCGATTCCGGCGCCGACACCTGCGCCAGCCCCGGCCCCCGCGCCAGCTGCCAAACCTGCGCCTGCGCCGACCCAGGTTGCGACCGCCAAGCCTGCTCCGGCTGCCAAACCGGCTGAAAAACCAGCCGCAGCGGCCGCCAAGCCAGCTGCCGGTGGTAGCTGGTACGCCAGTCAGGCGCCAGGCCATTACGTGGTGCAGATTCTGGGCACCAGCTCCGAAGCGACCGCTCAGGCCTACATTGCAGAGCAGGGTGGCGAATACCGTTATTTCAAGAAAACCTTGCAGGGCAAGCCGCTGTACGTGATCACATATGGCAACTTTCCTGACCGTGCTGCCGCCCTGGCAGCCATCAAGGTATTGCCAGCGAAGGTTCAGGCTGGTAAACCTTGGCCTCGTACTGTCGCCAGCGTCCAACAAGAGCTCGGCGCCAGTCGCTGA
- the aroK gene encoding shikimate kinase AroK: MRNLILVGPMGAGKSTIGRLLAKELRLPFKDSDKEIELRTGANIPWIFDKEGEPGFRDREQAMIAELCEADGVVLATGGGAVMRSENRQALRAGGRVVYLHASIEQQVGRTARDRNRPLLRTADPARVLSELLAIRDPLYREIADLVIETDERPPRMVVLEILARLAELPPR, from the coding sequence GTGCGAAATTTAATACTTGTGGGGCCGATGGGTGCTGGCAAGAGCACCATCGGCCGCTTGCTTGCCAAAGAGCTGCGACTGCCGTTCAAGGATTCCGACAAGGAAATCGAACTGCGTACAGGCGCCAACATCCCCTGGATCTTCGACAAGGAAGGCGAGCCGGGTTTTCGTGATCGCGAGCAAGCCATGATTGCAGAGCTGTGCGAAGCCGATGGCGTGGTGCTGGCAACCGGTGGTGGCGCGGTCATGCGCAGCGAAAACCGTCAGGCGCTGCGTGCTGGCGGGCGGGTGGTGTACCTGCATGCCTCCATCGAACAGCAGGTCGGGCGCACGGCGCGTGACCGCAATCGTCCTTTGTTGCGTACGGCTGACCCGGCCCGGGTATTGAGCGAACTGCTGGCCATTCGCGACCCGCTGTACCGTGAAATCGCCGATCTGGTGATCGAAACCGATGAGCGGCCGCCGCGGATGGTGGTGCTCGAGATACTTGCGCGTCTGGCAGAGCTTCCTCCCCGTTAA
- a CDS encoding FAD-dependent oxidoreductase: protein MAERLSNDFQFIDVGRKDPKKKLLRQRKKEFVEIYEPFKPQQSADQAHRCLGCGNPYCEWKCPVHNFIPNWLKLVAEGNILAAAELSHQTNTLPEVCGRVCPQDRLCEGACTLNDGFGAVTIGSVEKYITDTAFAMGWRPDMSRVVPTGKRVAIIGAGPAGLGCADVLVRGGVTPVVFDKNPEIGGLLTFGIPEFKLEKSVLSHRREVFTGMGIEFRLNTEIGKDITIDQLLEEYDAVFMGMGTYTYMKGGFAGEDLPGVHDALDFLIANVNRNLGFEKAPEDFVDMKGKRVVVLGGGDTAMDCNRTSIRQGAKSVTCAYRRDEENMPGSRKEVKNAKEEGVRFLYNRQPIAIVGEGKVEGVKVVETRLGEPDARGRRSPEPIPGSEEIIPADAVVIAFGFRPSPAPWFEQFTINTDSQGRVVAPEQAQYKHQTSNPKIFAGGDMVRGSDLVVTAIFEGRNAAEGIMDYLGV from the coding sequence ATGGCTGAACGTCTCAGTAACGACTTCCAGTTCATCGACGTCGGACGTAAAGACCCGAAGAAGAAACTGCTGCGTCAACGCAAGAAAGAGTTCGTGGAAATCTACGAACCCTTCAAACCCCAGCAGTCCGCCGATCAGGCGCACCGCTGCCTGGGGTGCGGCAACCCGTATTGCGAGTGGAAGTGCCCGGTGCACAACTTCATTCCCAACTGGCTCAAGCTGGTCGCCGAGGGCAATATTCTGGCGGCTGCGGAATTGTCTCATCAGACCAATACCCTGCCGGAAGTCTGCGGCCGCGTGTGCCCGCAGGATCGCCTGTGTGAAGGTGCCTGCACGCTGAACGACGGTTTCGGTGCGGTGACCATCGGTTCGGTCGAGAAGTACATCACCGACACCGCGTTCGCCATGGGCTGGCGTCCGGACATGTCCAGAGTCGTGCCGACCGGCAAGCGCGTCGCGATCATTGGCGCAGGCCCTGCGGGCCTGGGTTGTGCCGACGTGCTGGTGCGTGGCGGCGTAACACCGGTGGTGTTCGACAAGAACCCGGAAATCGGCGGTCTGCTGACCTTCGGCATCCCCGAGTTCAAGCTGGAAAAATCCGTGCTCAGCCATCGTCGCGAAGTGTTCACCGGCATGGGCATCGAGTTCCGGCTCAACACCGAAATTGGCAAGGACATCACCATCGATCAACTGCTCGAAGAGTACGATGCGGTGTTCATGGGCATGGGCACCTACACCTACATGAAAGGTGGCTTTGCCGGTGAAGACCTGCCGGGCGTGCACGATGCGCTGGATTTCCTGATCGCCAACGTCAACCGCAATCTGGGCTTTGAAAAGGCGCCGGAAGACTTTGTCGACATGAAAGGTAAACGCGTGGTCGTGCTGGGTGGCGGCGACACGGCGATGGACTGCAACCGTACTTCGATCCGGCAGGGCGCCAAGTCAGTGACTTGCGCTTATCGTCGCGACGAGGAAAACATGCCGGGTTCGCGCAAGGAAGTGAAGAACGCCAAGGAAGAGGGCGTGCGTTTCCTCTACAACCGCCAACCCATCGCCATTGTCGGCGAAGGCAAGGTCGAAGGCGTGAAGGTGGTCGAGACCCGTCTTGGTGAGCCCGACGCTCGTGGCCGTCGCAGCCCCGAGCCGATTCCCGGTTCTGAAGAGATCATTCCGGCAGACGCCGTGGTCATCGCCTTCGGCTTCCGTCCAAGCCCTGCGCCGTGGTTCGAGCAGTTCACGATTAACACCGATAGTCAGGGCCGCGTCGTCGCCCCGGAACAAGCGCAGTACAAGCACCAGACCAGCAACCCGAAAATCTTTGCCGGTGGCGACATGGTTCGCGGCTCCGACCTGGTGGTGACTGCGATCTTCGAAGGCCGCAATGCGGCTGAAGGGATCATGGATTACCTCGGCGTCTAA